One genomic window of Camelina sativa cultivar DH55 chromosome 5, Cs, whole genome shotgun sequence includes the following:
- the LOC104786778 gene encoding pumilio homolog 2-like has protein sequence MMIPELGRRPMHRGNEDSSFGDDYEKEIGVLLGEQQRRQEEADEIERELNLYRSGSAPPTVDGSVSAAGGFFSGGGGGGAPFLEFGGGNKGNGFGCDDEELRKDPAYLSYYYANMKLNPRLPPPLMSREDLRVAQRLKGSSNVLGGVGDRIKVNESRSLFSNPPGFDQMKQQREFEPEKTSASSSEWDVNGLIGLPGLGLGGKQKSFADIFQADMGHGHPVGQQPSRPASRNTFDENVDSTNNLSPSASQGIGAPSPYSYAAVLGSPLSRNGTPDPQAVARVPSPCLTPIGSGRVSSNDKRNTSNQSPFNGGLKESSDLAAALSGMSLSGTGGLDERSQAEKDVEKVRNYMFGMQDGHNEVNQHGFQHKADQAHKGTASLRNLQMRGSQGSAYNGVGLANHYQHLDNQNYGLNNYALNPAVASMMAGQLGTNNYSPMYENASAASAFGFSGMDSRLHGGGFVSSGQNLSEPRNIGRVGNRMMGGNAGLQSHMADPMYHQYGRFSDNADSFDLLNDPSMDRSFMGNSYMNMLELQRAYLGAQKSQYGVPYKSGSPNSHSYFGSPTFGSNMSYPGSPLAHHGMPNSLMSPYSPMRRGEVNMRYPSATRNFSGGVMGSWQMDAGLDEGFGSSMLEEFKNNKARGFELSEIAGHVVEFSSDQYGSRFIQQKLETATIDEKTMVYEEIMPQALALMTDVFGNYVVQKFFEHGLPPQRRELAEKLINNVLPLSLQMYGCRVIQKAIEVVDLDQKIIMVKELDGHVMRCVRDQNGNHVVQKCIECVPEENIEFIISTFFGHVVTLSTHPYGCRVIQRVLEHCHDPDTQSKVMEEILSTVSMLAQDQYGNYVVQHVLEHGKPDERTVIIKELAGKIVQMSQQKFASNVVEKCLTFGGPEERELLVNEMLGTTDENEPLQAMMKDQFANYVVQKVLETCDDQQRELILTRIKVHLNALKKYTYGKHIVARVEKLVAAGERRMALQSSTQPLVA, from the exons ATGATGATACCGGAACTAGGGAGAAGACCGATGCATAGAGGTAACGAAGATTCATCTTTTGGGGATGATTATGAGAAAGAGATTGGTGTATTGCTTGGTGAGCAGCAGCGAAGgcaagaagaagctgatgagattgagagagagctTAACTTGTATAGAAGTGGCTCTGCTCCACCGACTGTGGATGGTTCTGTTAGTGCGGCTGGAGGATTTTTtagcggcggcggcggaggtgGGGCTCCTTTTTTGGAGTTTGGTGGAGGCAATAAGGGTAATGGGTTTGGTTGTGATGATGAGGAGTTAAGGAAAGATCCGGCTTACTTGTCTTATTACTATGCTAATATGAAGTTGAATCCGAGGTTGCCACCGCCTTTGATGTCTAGGGAGGATTTGAGGGTTGCTCAGAGGCTTAAAGGGAGTAGCAACGTGTTAGGTGGTGTTGGGGATAGGATAAAAGTGAATGAGAGTCGATCTTTGTTCTCTAACCCACCTGGTTTTGATCAGATGAAACAGCAGCGTGAGTTTGAGCCTGAGAAGACTAGTGCTTCCTCTTCTGAGTGGGATGTTAATGGATTGATTGGTTTGCCTGGTTTGGGGCTTGGAGGCAAGCAGAAGAGTTTTGCTGATATCTTTCAG GCGGATATGGGGCATGGGCATCCTGTTGGACAGCAGCCCTCAAGACCTGCAAGTCGTAACACATTTGATGAAAATGTTGACTCCACAAATAACCTGTCTCCATCCGCATCACAAGGCATTGGTGCACCATCTCCATACAGCTATGCAGCTGTTCTGGGTTCGCCTTTGTCTAGAAATGGAACACCAGATCCACAGGCCGTTGCTAGGGTGCCTAGTCCTTGCCTCACTCCCATTGGCAGTGGAAGAGTGAGTTCAAATGACAAGAGGAACACAAGTAACCAAAGCCCGTTTAACGGTGGTCTCAAAGAGTCTTCAGATCTCGCCGCTGCTTTATCTGGTATGAGTCTGTCAGGTACTGGTGGGTTAGATGAAAGGAGTCAAGCTGAGAAAGATGTTGAAAAGGTCAGGAACTATATGTTTGGAATGCAAGATGGGCATAATGAAGTCAATCAACATGGCTTCCAACACAAAGCTGATCAAGCTCATAAGGGAACTGCTTCTTTGAGGAATTTACAAATGAGAGGGTCACAAGGATCTGCCTATAATGGAGTTGGACTAGCTAATCATTACCAGCATCTTGATAACCAAAACTATGGTCTCAACAACTACGCATTAAATCCTGCTGTAGCGTCTATGATGGCTGGCCAACTTGGAACTAATAACTATTCTCCAATGTATGAAAATGCTTCTGCGGCATCTGCTTTCGGATTTTCTGGAATGGACTCCAGACTTCATGGTggaggttttgtttcttctggtCAAAACCTCTCTGAACCACGAAATATTGGCAGGGTTGGTAATCGAATGATGGGAGGAAATGCTGGTCTTCAGTCACATATGGCAGATCCAATGTATCATCAGTACGGGAGGTTCTCTGATAATGCTGATTCGTTTGATCTTCTTAATGACCCTTCAATGGATAGGAGCTTTATGGGTAATTCATACATGAATATGCTTGAACTCCAGAGGGCTTATCTCGGAGCTCAGAAATCACAGTATGGTGTTCCTTACAAATCAGGGAGCCCTAACAGTCATAGCTATTTTGGGAGTCCAACGTTTGGGTCTAATATGTCATATCCTGGCAGCCCATTGGCTCATCATGGTATGCCGAATTCTCTTATGTCACCTTATAGCCCTATGAGACGAGGTGAAGTTAATATGCGTTATCCCTCTGCAACAAGAAACTTTTCGGGAGGTGTAATGGGTTCTTGGCAAATGGATGCTGGTTTGGATGAAGGATTTGGATCTTCAATGCTTGAAGAGTTCAAAAATAACAAAGCTAGAGGATTTGAACTTTCTGAAATAGCTGGCCATGTTGTAGAGTTCAG TTCGGATCAATATGGAAGTCGGTTTATTCAGCAGAAACTCGAGACAGCAACAATTGATGAGAAAACCATGGTTTATGAAGAGATCATGCCTCAAGCTCTTGCCCTGATGACTGACGTTTTTGGCAACTATGTAGTTCAGAAG TTCTTTGAGCATGGTCTCCCGCCACAGAGGAGAGAATTGGCAGAGAAACTCATTAACAATGTTTTGCCTCTTAGCTTACAGATGTATGGTTGTCGTGTCATCCAGAAG GCAATTGAGGTTGTTGATCTAGACCAGAAAATTATAATGGTGAAAGAACTGGATGGACATGTGATGCGATGTGTACGCGATCAGAATGGTAACCATGTAGTCCAAAAGTGTATCGAATGTGTACCTGAAGAAAACATCGAGTTCATTATTTCGACTTTCTTTGGTCATGTTGTGACCCTCTCAACTCACCCATACGGGTGCCGTGTTATTCAG AGAGTATTGGAACACTGCCATGACCCTGATACACAGAGTAAGGTTATGGAAGAGATCCTGTCCACTGTTAGCATGCTGGCCCAAGATCAGTATGGAAACTATGTTGTTCAG CATGTATTGGAGCACGGAAAGCCTGATGAGCGCACTGTGATAATCAAAGAGTTAGCGGGGAAGATTGTTCAGATGAGCCAGCAGAAGTTTGCATCAAACGTTGTTGAGAAATGTTTGACTTTTGGAGGTCCTGAGGAACGGGAACTGCTGGTGAATGAGATGCTGGGCACAACTGATGAGAACGAGCCTCTTCAG GCGATGATGAAGGATCAGTTTGCAAACTATGTAGTCCAAAAAGTCCTGGAGACATGCGATGACCAACAGCGTGAACTGATTCTTACTCGTATCAAAGTGCATCTTAATGCTTTAAAGAAATACACTTACGGGAAGCATATCGTTGCTCGTGTTGAAAAACTCGTTGCTGCTGGAG AGAGGAGGATGGCTTTGCAGTCATCAACTCAGCCTCTGGTGGCGTAA
- the LOC104786780 gene encoding uncharacterized protein DDB_G0271670-like codes for MEEKWKLSKKETTASSSSSSKSMFSRSFSTSASSTKSPIFVRSSSTKCSIPSSSSSSSSSSSISRSFSRKERRSSSSSSSSITQKYSSLAKEQKARFYIMRRCVAMLVCWHKHGDS; via the coding sequence ATGGAGGAGAAGTGGAAGCTGTCGAAGAAAGAGacaacagcttcttcttcttcttcctctaagtCAATGTTTTCTAGAAGCTTCTCAACAAGTGCTTCCTCCACCAAGTCTCCAATATTCGTAAGGAGTTCATCTACTAAATGCTCTAtcccttcttcctcctcttcctcttcttcttcctcttcaatctcaagaagcttctcaagaaaagagagaagatcttcttcttcatcatcctcctctATCACTCAGAAATATAGCAGCTTGGCTAAAGAACAGAAGGCAAGGTTTTACATTATGAGAAGGTGTGTGGCTATGCTTGTTTGTTGGCACAAACATGGAGATTCTTAa